In Mycoavidus cysteinexigens, a genomic segment contains:
- a CDS encoding pentapeptide repeat-containing protein, producing MLAPVSNSAVTHYSTTQRPEKSLSFRLPLEIREEIEKLLDFPSRQALFKALITVTCDGEPIEAPALKLHLIKERIQTQYQENLIRSDGELKEFALSQLRKLSDLGQLGQVVEKLALFELVCLVNDSEIFRFLQKKIQQDAYLKQRLLTWVERSKTEEVQPIAAKALTLLVKAGVSFSGQDFRGMRVPGADLSHGVFDSAQLQGADLRGVKFCTSWLREANLSGARMDEVQFGEWPYLQEESWVQSCAYSPDGKNFAVGLKNGRISVYWSSNWEKRYTLEGHTESITSVVYSPSREQIASGSEDETIRLWDMHSGALVHTLRGHIASITSVVYSPSGERIASSSNDNTVRLWDAESGAAVHLLRGRQWWITSVMYSPSGEQIVSVSNDKTVLVWDAISGAPGHILTGHTGVVVSAVYSPNGEQIASSSRDKTVRLWDAKSGAPGHILTGHTGVVVSVAYSPSGEQVVSGSEDRTVRLWDAKSGAPGHILTGHTDDVVSAVYSPSGEQIASSSRDKTVRLWDAHSGALKHTFTGHTDPVWSMVYSPSGEQIVSSSRDKMRLWDGRSGAAMRVLEGHTSGVRSVVYSPNGEQIASGSEDRTVRLWDAKSGAPGHTLTGHTGDVVSVAFSSSGAQIASGSEDRTVRLWDAKSGVPGHTLIGHTGIVINSVVYSPSGAQIASCCWHTVRLWDAKSGAPVRVLKGHTSHICSVAYSPSGTQLASGGADYTVRLWNAKSGAPGHTLTGHTSAVLSVVYSPSGLQLASGSMDNMVRLWKVESGARVHTLKGHTWAVLSVAYSPNGLQLASGGGDKTVRLWDVVSGECLRVIQAFSGAVHSVAWKATGNTQYLVSGSADKSVCQWEVEKGAEGYKVKLCWNSKEQEVLTVSDMLIEGVEGLSEINERLLKQKGALKRKMA from the coding sequence ATGTTAGCCCCTGTTTCTAATTCTGCTGTAACGCATTATTCAACAACGCAAAGACCCGAAAAATCTTTATCCTTCAGACTTCCTTTGGAAATCCGAGAAGAAATAGAAAAATTGCTGGATTTTCCGAGCCGGCAGGCGTTGTTTAAAGCATTAATCACAGTAACTTGTGATGGTGAGCCTATAGAAGCGCCCGCTCTGAAGCTACATCTGATCAAAGAAAGGATTCAGACTCAATATCAAGAAAATCTAATAAGATCGGATGGAGAGTTAAAAGAGTTTGCGTTAAGTCAATTGCGAAAATTATCAGACTTAGGGCAACTCGGTCAGGTTGTGGAGAAATTAGCCCTTTTTGAGTTGGTATGTCTTGTTAACGATTCAGAGATATTTAGATTTTTACAGAAAAAAATCCAACAAGACGCGTATTTAAAGCAGAGGTTATTGACTTGGGTCGAGAGGTCGAAAACAGAAGAGGTACAGCCTATAGCTGCTAAAGCGTTAACGTTGTTGGTCAAAGCAGGAGTGAGTTTTAGTGGTCAAGATTTCCGTGGAATGCGAGTTCCTGGCGCAGATTTAAGTCATGGTGTGTTCGATTCGGCGCAGTTGCAAGGAGCGGATTTAAGGGGGGTGAAGTTTTGTACGAGCTGGCTGCGTGAGGCGAATTTAAGTGGAGCGCGGATGGACGAGGTGCAGTTTGGCGAATGGCCTTATCTCCAGGAGGAGAGTTGGGTGCAGTCGTGCGCGTATTCACCCGATGGGAAAAACTTTGCGGTAGGCCTTAAAAACGGTAGGATCAGCGTGTATTGGAGTTCGAATTGGGAAAAAAGGTATACCTTAGAAGGGCATACAGAATCGATAACTAGCGTGGTGTATTCGCCGAGCAGAGAGCAGATTGCATCGGGGAGTGAGGACGAGACGATACGACTGTGGGACATGCATAGCGGCGCCCTTGTGCACACCTTACGCGGACATATAGCATCGATAACTAGTGTGGTGTATTCGCCGAGTGGTGAGCGGATTGCCTCGAGCAGCAATGACAATACGGTACGACTTTGGGATGCGGAGAGTGGGGCAGCTGTACACCTCCTGCGAGGACGTCAATGGTGGATTACAAGCGTAATGTATTCGCCCAGCGGAGAGCAGATTGTCTCGGTCAGTAATGACAAAACGGTGCTAGTATGGGACGCTATAAGTGGCGCGCCAGGCCATATCTTGACTGGCCATACCGGCGTTGTTGTGAGTGCGGTGTACTCTCCTAATGGAGAGCAGATTGCTTCGAGTAGTAGGGACAAGACGGTGCGGCTATGGGACGCTAAAAGCGGCGCTCCAGGCCATATCTTGACTGGCCACACCGGCGTTGTTGTAAGTGTGGCGTATTCGCCCAGCGGAGAGCAGGTTGTTTCGGGTAGCGAAGACAGGACGGTGCGGTTGTGGGACGCTAAAAGTGGCGCTCCAGGGCACATTTTGACTGGCCATACAGACGATGTTGTAAGTGCGGTGTATTCGCCCAGCGGAGAGCAGATTGCTTCGAGTAGTAGGGACAAGACGGTGCGGCTATGGGATGCGCACAGTGGTGCGCTAAAGCACACCTTTACTGGCCATACCGATCCTGTTTGGAGTATGGTGTATTCGCCGAGCGGAGAGCAGATTGTTTCGAGTAGTAGGGACAAGATGCGGCTATGGGATGGGCGCAGTGGTGCCGCTATGCGCGTCTTAGAAGGACATACCTCCGGTGTTAGGAGCGTAGTGTATTCGCCGAACGGGGAGCAGATTGCTTCGGGTAGTGAGGACAGGACGGTACGGTTATGGGACGCTAAAAGCGGCGCTCCAGGGCACACCTTGACTGGCCATACCGGCGATGTTGTCAGCGTGGCGTTTTCGTCCAGCGGAGCACAGATCGCTTCGGGTAGTGAGGACAGGACGGTACGGTTATGGGACGCTAAAAGCGGTGTGCCTGGGCACACCTTGATTGGCCATACCGGCATCGTTATTAATAGCGTGGTGTATTCGCCCAGCGGAGCGCAGATCGCTTCGTGCTGTTGGCATACGGTGCGGCTGTGGGACGCTAAAAGCGGCGCGCCTGTACGAGTCTTAAAAGGACATACATCCCACATTTGCAGTGTCGCGTATTCGCCGAGTGGAACGCAGCTCGCCTCGGGCGGTGCTGACTATACGGTACGTCTGTGGAACGCTAAAAGCGGCGCTCCAGGGCACACTTTGACTGGTCATACTAGCGCTGTTTTAAGCGTGGTGTATTCGCCGAGCGGTTTACAGCTTGCCTCGGGTAGTATGGACAATATGGTTCGTCTGTGGAAAGTGGAAAGCGGAGCCCGTGTGCATACCTTAAAAGGACATACCTGGGCTGTTTTAAGCGTAGCGTATTCGCCGAACGGTTTGCAGCTCGCATCGGGAGGCGGAGACAAGACGGTGCGGCTATGGGACGTCGTTTCAGGTGAGTGTCTTAGAGTGATTCAAGCGTTTAGTGGCGCTGTCCATAGTGTGGCCTGGAAAGCGACGGGCAACACGCAGTATTTAGTGAGTGGCAGTGCAGACAAGTCGGTGTGTCAGTGGGAGGTCGAAAAAGGCGCAGAAGGCTATAAGGTGAAACTGTGCTGGAATAGTAAGGAGCAGGAAGTCCTGACGGTGAGTGACATGTTGATAGAAGGGGTAGAAGGATTAAGCGAGATAAATGAGCGACTACTCAAGCAGAAAGGGGCGCTAAAAAGAAAAATGGCATGA
- a CDS encoding NACHT domain-containing protein, with product MLKSISHSALPETLARNLGDYYLGQARAEKEKGHLEVALTLYDQLKETLKSLGGVKEALRKAQDPQTLADETLRAMMADAYFERGEVLESLNLFTKARISYIKAGAWGHDGAKHRAEALAPPSEHSAHSNKLASAPAISASISAEEKSDLVDYLFEKALLTLSSLEVSKKPSLFLVYAHDNDAHGEAKASTSKYLINNLSKIRGVTLYSDQTPIGQAYANSDENLKEDGKLEDILTNQFCLLPAQVRADVKPVDKVIVCCSDVLGSYLKGQSYKAFCDELKKAYDIDREAYVKDNQQKGTPALREVVRKFSQEEKYMADFHHVLTEMAFLEIRAAHLKGQHGIIPVSLTPNSYDYCLKDFIDSTTVRMEDPLRFDLQVKKGEEVYLNQGSHGVLFKVIERLLAGSNEAKTFLDKFWTGHSHVISRLKSDLNFGKLEFAKLLDGIFDGIRTALHSQLASTVQQEHEQLQVFRADPRAALKEQYEAALTQNEAFQETLKLYIEPRCRANLDGESKTFDLLPQVQAFLKDKQVILLTGDSGAGKTTFNRRLEKHLWDHKKADDAIPLFISLPSIDKPEHDLIAKALKKRGLSKFQIQKLKKENQRFIFILDGYDEIRQTQNLYVSNSINKSDGWQGHMVISCRSEYLGQDYQSRFQPNPMLQDKDTLFQEVVVEPFSKEESDQYLEKYVAHNPTEWTAQAYREAFSKQPNLKDLISNPFLLRVVLEALPHAEKKGKAVSTIQLRMDLYDQFVRQWFERNQQRLSTQSLTEARQEVFRELYDDGFAQHGIGFVKELAVQLYKENAGNPIVEYSLFKDKGSWKDAFFGREKENQLLREAWPLIRSGTEYRFIHKSLLEYFVARALLESFDGCMDRSTRQRRGSAASIYSFEEQAVVHIRTQQGLSLSPKHWIGDLGVTRLLTDRVWQEPTFKEQLLAIIERSKTDKTIRQTAANAMTILVRAGVQFNGADLKGIQIPGADLSFGVFDSVQLQGSDLRKATLRTSWLRNANFSGAQMVGVQFGEWPYLPEESEVLSCAYSPDGKTCAMGLQNGKIRVYDTSSWEKIHTLEGHKSDIWSVAYSPTGEQIASGGKDKAVRLWDAASGALRHTLEGHKSDVWSVAYSPTGDQIASGSDDETVRLWDTASGALRHTLQGHEDYVRCVVYSPSGDQIASGGYDETVRLWDAASGVLHHTLQGHDSIVRSVAYSPSGEQIAAASDDHTVRLWETASGVLRHTLQGHDSWIRSVTYSPSGDQIASGSDDKTVRLWDAASGVLRHTLKGHEKTVYSVAYSPSGDQIASGSEDQTVRLWEAASGGLRHNIQGHKKVVNSVAYSPNGDQFASGSWDKTIRLWDAASGLTRHTLQGHDDRVLSVVYSPSGDQIASGSDDLTVRLWDAASGALRHTLEGHEDSVSSVAYSPSGDQIASGSWDKTVGLWNAASGALRHILKGHEDYVRSVAYSPSGNQIASASDDKTIRLWDAASGALRHTLEGHDDRIFSVAYSPSGDQIASASWDKTVRLWDAASGALRHTLEGHDSEVDSVAYSPSGDQIASGSKDETVRLWAVASGQCLAVIEGFSGRVYSIAWQRSVGGNDLVTGSEDEFVRQWQVTGESDAVQVRLRWMSPHTELTVKGTVIEGAEGLSEANRILLKQRGAVRESL from the coding sequence ATGTTAAAGAGCATATCTCACTCGGCGTTACCAGAAACCCTCGCGCGGAACCTCGGTGATTATTATTTAGGTCAAGCTCGTGCTGAGAAGGAAAAGGGGCACTTGGAGGTAGCGCTGACCCTATACGATCAGTTGAAAGAAACGCTGAAATCGCTTGGGGGCGTAAAAGAAGCTTTGAGGAAAGCGCAAGATCCCCAAACATTAGCCGATGAGACATTGCGAGCGATGATGGCTGATGCCTATTTCGAACGTGGGGAAGTGTTAGAAAGCTTAAATTTATTTACCAAAGCAAGAATCAGCTATATTAAGGCTGGAGCGTGGGGGCACGATGGAGCCAAACATCGTGCGGAAGCTTTGGCCCCTCCATCAGAGCATAGTGCTCACTCAAATAAATTGGCTTCCGCTCCTGCCATATCTGCTTCAATATCTGCCGAGGAAAAAAGTGATCTGGTGGATTATCTGTTTGAAAAGGCGCTGTTGACACTAAGTTCCTTAGAGGTGTCGAAGAAACCCAGCTTGTTTCTAGTGTATGCCCATGATAATGATGCTCACGGGGAGGCGAAGGCCTCGACGTCTAAATATTTAATCAATAATTTATCTAAAATCCGAGGGGTGACGCTCTATTCGGATCAAACGCCGATAGGGCAGGCGTATGCAAATTCGGATGAAAATCTGAAAGAAGATGGCAAGCTAGAAGACATCTTAACCAATCAATTCTGTTTGCTGCCCGCTCAGGTGCGAGCGGATGTGAAGCCGGTCGATAAGGTGATCGTGTGTTGTTCTGATGTCTTAGGAAGCTACCTAAAAGGTCAGTCCTATAAAGCGTTTTGTGATGAGCTTAAAAAAGCCTATGACATAGATCGAGAAGCCTACGTCAAAGACAACCAACAAAAGGGTACTCCAGCGTTACGTGAGGTGGTCAGAAAATTTTCCCAAGAGGAAAAATATATGGCGGACTTCCATCATGTGTTGACGGAAATGGCTTTTTTGGAGATTCGAGCAGCGCATCTGAAAGGTCAGCACGGGATTATCCCGGTTTCATTAACGCCCAATAGCTATGACTACTGCCTGAAGGATTTTATTGACTCGACGACGGTTCGGATGGAGGACCCTCTGCGCTTTGATTTGCAAGTGAAAAAGGGGGAGGAAGTCTATCTGAACCAAGGGTCACATGGTGTGCTGTTTAAGGTGATCGAGCGGCTGTTAGCGGGTAGCAACGAAGCGAAAACGTTTCTGGACAAGTTTTGGACAGGGCACAGCCATGTTATATCGCGTTTAAAGAGTGATTTAAACTTTGGCAAACTAGAATTTGCGAAGCTCTTAGACGGCATTTTCGATGGTATACGGACAGCGCTGCATAGCCAGCTTGCTTCCACCGTGCAGCAAGAACACGAACAGTTGCAGGTGTTCCGTGCCGACCCTAGAGCCGCGCTGAAAGAACAGTATGAGGCGGCCTTAACGCAAAATGAGGCGTTTCAAGAAACCCTTAAGCTCTATATTGAACCGCGCTGCCGAGCGAATTTGGATGGGGAGAGCAAAACCTTTGACCTTTTACCCCAAGTTCAAGCATTTCTAAAAGATAAACAAGTGATTTTGTTGACGGGAGACTCTGGGGCGGGCAAAACCACCTTCAACCGCCGCCTAGAAAAGCATTTATGGGACCACAAAAAAGCAGACGATGCGATCCCACTGTTTATTTCTCTGCCGAGCATTGATAAGCCTGAGCACGATCTGATTGCTAAAGCGTTAAAGAAAAGAGGCCTGTCAAAATTTCAGATTCAGAAATTAAAGAAAGAAAACCAAAGGTTTATCTTTATTTTGGATGGGTATGATGAGATACGTCAGACGCAAAATCTGTATGTGAGCAATTCCATCAACAAGTCTGACGGCTGGCAGGGTCACATGGTGATTAGTTGTCGCAGCGAATATTTGGGGCAGGACTATCAAAGCCGTTTTCAACCGAATCCGATGCTGCAGGACAAGGACACGTTGTTTCAAGAAGTCGTGGTCGAACCGTTTTCAAAAGAAGAGAGCGATCAATATCTAGAAAAATATGTGGCGCACAACCCAACGGAATGGACTGCGCAAGCATACCGAGAAGCTTTCTCCAAACAACCTAATTTAAAAGACTTGATTAGTAATCCATTTTTGCTGCGGGTAGTGCTAGAAGCCTTGCCGCACGCTGAAAAAAAGGGGAAAGCGGTATCTACGATCCAGTTACGGATGGACCTGTATGATCAGTTCGTTAGACAATGGTTCGAGCGCAACCAGCAGCGCTTAAGCACCCAAAGTTTAACGGAGGCCAGACAAGAGGTATTTAGAGAGTTGTATGATGATGGCTTTGCCCAGCATGGCATTGGATTTGTGAAAGAGCTGGCGGTGCAACTGTACAAAGAGAATGCAGGTAATCCGATTGTCGAATACTCGTTGTTCAAAGACAAGGGAAGTTGGAAGGATGCTTTTTTCGGTCGAGAAAAAGAAAATCAACTGCTGCGGGAAGCGTGGCCTTTGATCCGAAGTGGGACTGAATACCGTTTTATCCATAAATCGCTGCTGGAATATTTTGTGGCGCGGGCGCTGCTTGAGTCGTTCGATGGATGTATGGATCGAAGTACTCGCCAGCGTCGAGGTAGCGCTGCTTCAATCTATAGTTTTGAAGAGCAAGCTGTTGTGCACATTCGAACGCAGCAAGGTTTATCGTTAAGCCCAAAGCATTGGATTGGCGACCTTGGCGTTACGCGCTTGTTGACTGATCGCGTTTGGCAAGAGCCTACATTTAAGGAACAACTGTTAGCGATAATCGAGCGTTCTAAAACCGATAAGACGATACGCCAAACAGCGGCCAATGCAATGACGATTTTGGTCAGAGCAGGGGTACAGTTTAATGGTGCGGATTTAAAAGGCATCCAGATACCCGGAGCCGATCTGAGTTTTGGGGTATTTGATTCAGTGCAGTTGCAAGGGTCGGATTTAAGAAAGGCCACGCTTCGTACGAGTTGGCTACGCAACGCCAATTTCAGCGGCGCGCAGATGGTCGGGGTGCAGTTTGGTGAATGGCCTTATCTTCCGGAAGAGAGCGAGGTCCTGTCCTGCGCGTATTCACCAGATGGGAAAACCTGCGCGATGGGTCTTCAAAACGGTAAGATCCGCGTGTATGACACCTCCAGTTGGGAAAAAATCCACACCTTAGAAGGACATAAGTCTGATATTTGGAGCGTCGCATATTCGCCAACCGGCGAGCAAATCGCCTCGGGGGGTAAAGATAAGGCCGTTCGACTTTGGGACGCGGCAAGCGGTGCGCTGCGCCACACCCTAGAAGGACATAAGTCTGATGTCTGGAGCGTCGCGTATTCGCCAACCGGCGATCAGATCGCCTCGGGAAGTGATGATGAGACCGTTCGACTGTGGGACACGGCAAGCGGTGCGCTGCGCCATACTTTACAAGGGCATGAAGATTATGTTAGATGCGTTGTGTATTCGCCGAGCGGAGATCAGATCGCTTCTGGGGGGTATGACGAGACCGTTCGACTGTGGGACGCGGCAAGCGGTGTGCTGCACCATACCTTACAAGGGCATGACTCTATTGTTAGGAGCGTCGCGTATTCGCCGAGCGGCGAGCAGATCGCCGCGGCGAGTGATGACCATACCGTTCGTCTGTGGGAAACGGCAAGCGGTGTGCTACGCCACACCTTACAAGGACATGACAGTTGGATCAGGAGCGTAACGTATTCGCCGAGCGGCGATCAGATCGCTTCGGGGAGTGATGACAAGACCGTTCGACTGTGGGACGCGGCAAGCGGTGTGCTGCGCCACACCTTAAAAGGACATGAAAAGACTGTTTATAGCGTCGCGTATTCGCCAAGCGGCGATCAGATCGCTTCGGGGAGTGAGGACCAGACTGTTCGTTTGTGGGAAGCGGCAAGCGGTGGGTTGCGCCACAACATACAAGGACATAAGAAGGTTGTTAATAGCGTCGCGTATTCGCCGAACGGCGATCAGTTTGCCTCGGGGAGTTGGGACAAGACCATTCGACTGTGGGACGCGGCAAGCGGTTTGACGCGCCACACCTTACAAGGACATGACGATAGGGTTTTGAGCGTCGTGTATTCGCCAAGCGGCGATCAGATCGCCTCGGGGAGTGATGACCTTACCGTTCGACTGTGGGACGCGGCAAGTGGTGCGCTGCGCCATACCTTAGAAGGACATGAGGATTCTGTTAGTAGCGTCGCGTATTCGCCGAGCGGCGATCAGATCGCCTCGGGGAGTTGGGACAAGACCGTTGGTTTGTGGAACGCGGCAAGCGGCGCGTTGCGCCACATCTTAAAAGGACATGAAGATTATGTTAGGAGCGTCGCGTATTCGCCGAGCGGCAATCAGATCGCCTCGGCGAGTGATGACAAGACCATTCGACTGTGGGACGCGGCTAGCGGTGCGCTGCGCCACACCCTAGAAGGACATGACGATAGGATTTTTAGCGTCGCGTATTCGCCGAGCGGCGATCAGATCGCCTCGGCGAGTTGGGACAAGACCGTTCGACTGTGGGACGCGGCAAGCGGTGCGTTGCGCCACACCTTAGAAGGACATGACTCTGAGGTTGATAGCGTCGCTTATTCGCCGAGCGGCGATCAGATCGCCTCGGGGAGTAAGGACGAGACCGTTCGTTTGTGGGCAGTCGCCTCGGGCCAGTGTCTGGCGGTGATTGAAGGTTTTAGCGGGAGAGTCTACAGCATTGCCTGGCAACGGTCTGTCGGCGGCAACGATCTGGTGACGGGCAGTGAGGATGAGTTCGTTCGGCAGTGGCAGGTGACAGGAGAGAGTGATGCAGTTCAAGTGCGGCTACGCTGGATGTCACCGCATACCGAACTGACCGTGAAGGGTACAGTCATAGAAGGCGCAGAAGGCTTAAGCGAGGCGAATCGGATACTGTTGAAGCAAAGGGGGGCAGTGAGAGAGTCGTTATAA
- a CDS encoding protein adenylyltransferase SelO: MPFSLDTVDISNLADRFKQSLPDSFLSLGPDFYTKVPVTPVPNPYLVGFSADAAALLGCTAQIAHDPAFVAWFAGNSLSTASEKMPFATVYAGHQFGVWAGQLGDGRALTLGEIEYGQSHYEVQLKGAGPTPYSRMGDGRAVLRSSIREFLCSEAMHALGVPTTRALCVIGSDLPVHREGVETAAITTRIAASFVRFGHFEHFYARNRPDLIALLAKHIITRHYPDCDNTDKPYLALLKAVTRRTADLIAHWQAIGFCHGVMNTDNMSILGLTIDYGPYGFIDGFNFDYICNHSDTTGRYAYQKQPEIAYWNLFCLAQALLPIISIEVQSASGKQDAFEEIRTVLGEFKPRFMQALQTRMCAKLGLAHQHDGDAALIDQLLKVMHQNRADFTLTFRRLAQVCQHDTLGDASVSSLFTTDCTAFHAWLHTYRARLVYEGRDDSQRASAMNCVNPQYILRNHLVEQAIELAQEKDFSEVERLLNVLRRPFNALPEYEVYAQLPPAWASSLQVSCSS, encoded by the coding sequence ATGCCCTTTTCTCTTGATACCGTGGATATTTCTAATTTAGCTGACAGATTCAAGCAATCTTTGCCAGATAGCTTTCTATCACTTGGCCCTGATTTTTATACAAAGGTGCCGGTAACGCCTGTTCCGAATCCTTATCTAGTTGGCTTTTCAGCAGATGCCGCAGCACTCTTGGGCTGCACAGCACAGATTGCACATGACCCCGCTTTTGTTGCCTGGTTCGCCGGCAACTCCTTGTCTACGGCATCTGAAAAAATGCCCTTTGCAACTGTGTATGCAGGCCACCAATTCGGTGTCTGGGCGGGCCAACTTGGCGATGGCCGTGCGCTGACCTTGGGTGAAATTGAGTATGGTCAAAGCCACTATGAAGTTCAATTAAAAGGAGCAGGACCTACGCCCTATTCCAGAATGGGCGATGGGCGCGCAGTGCTACGCTCTTCTATCCGTGAATTTTTATGTTCCGAGGCAATGCACGCTCTTGGTGTGCCTACTACACGTGCATTGTGTGTCATCGGTTCGGATTTACCCGTGCATCGTGAAGGCGTTGAAACAGCAGCCATTACCACCCGCATTGCCGCAAGCTTTGTGCGCTTTGGTCATTTTGAGCATTTTTATGCACGTAACCGCCCTGATCTGATTGCACTGCTCGCCAAACATATCATTACGCGCCATTATCCTGATTGCGACAACACCGATAAGCCCTATCTCGCCTTGCTTAAAGCAGTCACACGGCGCACGGCAGATCTGATTGCGCACTGGCAGGCCATTGGCTTTTGCCATGGCGTGATGAACACCGATAATATGTCGATACTGGGTTTAACCATTGATTATGGCCCTTATGGTTTTATCGATGGCTTCAACTTTGACTATATCTGTAATCATTCAGATACAACGGGTCGCTATGCTTATCAAAAGCAGCCAGAAATCGCCTATTGGAACCTATTTTGCCTGGCACAAGCATTATTACCCATCATCAGCATAGAAGTTCAGAGTGCTAGCGGTAAGCAAGATGCTTTCGAGGAAATAAGAACTGTTCTTGGCGAGTTCAAGCCTCGCTTCATGCAGGCATTGCAAACAAGAATGTGTGCCAAATTGGGCTTAGCGCATCAGCATGATGGCGATGCTGCATTAATCGATCAGCTGCTTAAAGTAATGCATCAGAACCGCGCAGACTTTACGTTGACTTTTCGCCGGCTTGCTCAAGTTTGTCAACACGATACGCTTGGTGATGCAAGCGTAAGCTCTCTTTTTACTACTGATTGCACAGCTTTTCATGCTTGGTTACACACCTACCGTGCGCGCCTCGTATATGAAGGCCGCGATGATAGCCAACGCGCTAGCGCGATGAACTGCGTGAACCCTCAATATATTTTGCGCAATCATTTAGTCGAGCAGGCCATCGAGCTTGCTCAAGAAAAAGATTTCTCTGAAGTTGAGCGATTATTGAATGTCCTGCGCCGCCCCTTCAATGCCTTGCCAGAGTATGAGGTGTATGCGCAACTGCCTCCTGCCTGGGCAAGCTCGCTCCAGGTCAGTTGTTCGTCTTAA